The nucleotide window CAGCCGGGCGGCCGGGATCCCGGTCCCGGCGCTCTCCGGCACCGCGTCGGTGGGCGTGTACCCGGGAGTCAGCCTCGCGCCCACGGTGGGCGGGGTGGGGGCGCGTGGCCCCCAACCCGCTCGTGGGAGCGGTGGTGGTGAACGGCGGCGAGGTGGTGGGGGAGGGGTACCACACGGAGTACGGCCGCCCCCACGCCGAGGTGGAGGCGCTCCGCGCGGCTGGCGAGGCGGCGCGGGGAGCCACGCTGTACGTGACACTGGAGCCGTGCGCCCACCACGGGAAGACGCCGCCGTGCACCGACGCGATCCTCGCGGCCGGCGTGCGGCGCGTGGTGTTCGCGGCCTCGGACCCCAACCCGAAGGCGGCGGGCGGGTGCGCGCTCCTGGAGGGGGCTGGGGTGGAGGTGGTCCGGGGCGTGGAGCTGCGGGCGGCGCTCGACCTGAACGCCGCCTTCTTCCACGCCCTCGCCGGGCCGGAGCGCCCGTGGACGGAGCTGAAGCTCGCCCTCTCGCTGGATGCTCGCGTCGCGGACCGGGACGGCCGCTCGGTGTGGATCACGGGCGACCTGGCCCGGGAAGAGGTGCACCGGATGCGCGCCGGCTTCGACGCCGTGGGGGTGGGGATCGGCACCGCCCTGGCGGACGATCCCAAGCTCACCGTGCGCGGCCCGGTGGAGCCCCGCGTCCCGCTTACGCGCGTGGTCTTCGACCGGGCGCTCCGCCTCCCGGCGGACGGGCACCTCGCGCGGACCGCGCGAGAGGTGCCGGTGGCCCTCGTCTCCCGGCCGGACGCCCCCGGGGAGCGGCGCGCGGCGCTGGAGGCGCTCGGCGTCCGGGTCCTCGCGGCGGAGACGCTGGCGGACGGGCTCCGGGAGCTTCGGCGCGCCGGCGTCTCCTCGCTCTTCTGCGAAGGGGGCGCGGCGCTCTCCGCGGCGCTGCTGGAGGCCGGCCTGGTGGACCGGCTGCACCTCTTCT belongs to Longimicrobiaceae bacterium and includes:
- the ribD gene encoding bifunctional diaminohydroxyphosphoribosylaminopyrimidine deaminase/5-amino-6-(5-phosphoribosylamino)uracil reductase RibD gives rise to the protein AGRPGSRSRRSPAPRRWACTRESASRPRWAGWGRVAPNPLVGAVVVNGGEVVGEGYHTEYGRPHAEVEALRAAGEAARGATLYVTLEPCAHHGKTPPCTDAILAAGVRRVVFAASDPNPKAAGGCALLEGAGVEVVRGVELRAALDLNAAFFHALAGPERPWTELKLALSLDARVADRDGRSVWITGDLAREEVHRMRAGFDAVGVGIGTALADDPKLTVRGPVEPRVPLTRVVFDRALRLPADGHLARTAREVPVALVSRPDAPGERRAALEALGVRVLAAETLADGLRELRRAGVSSLFCEGGAALSAALLEAGLVDRLHLFYAPLFLGPEGASPFAGIASPAVGEAKRWRRLRTEAFGPDTLVTLAAE